The Bacteroidales bacterium genome window below encodes:
- a CDS encoding T9SS type A sorting domain-containing protein: MVVCPDRSFYFDVCWPPTVTCFDPYFALCAPAMVAGFSADQSEICQGGQVQFTDESTGNPTSWSWTFEGGTPSTSSLQHPLVTYETPGFFDVSLTVTSGSNNSSTQSPDAITVNISPEVTLMPWDEVCEYWDPFLLEGGMPEGGIYSGTGVENGIFYPAIAGLGSHIITYTFVDPATDCSDFAEETIVVSICTGVSVPAVEFFRIYPNPSKGELFVEVTQRGDYTLRLTNILGAMVLEQKISESTMIHLKDLESGLYTVTLTDGTTSLTRKLTLRN, from the coding sequence GTGGTAGTTTGCCCTGACCGTTCATTTTATTTTGATGTATGCTGGCCGCCAACTGTAACCTGTTTTGATCCTTATTTTGCACTTTGCGCTCCGGCGATGGTCGCTGGGTTTAGTGCGGATCAATCTGAAATTTGTCAAGGTGGACAGGTGCAGTTTACTGACGAGTCAACCGGAAATCCAACCTCATGGTCATGGACTTTTGAAGGGGGAACTCCATCAACATCTTCACTGCAACATCCTCTGGTTACTTACGAAACCCCTGGTTTTTTTGACGTATCACTTACTGTTACCAGCGGAAGCAACAACAGCAGCACCCAAAGCCCGGATGCCATCACAGTCAACATTTCACCCGAGGTTACATTGATGCCATGGGATGAAGTATGCGAGTACTGGGATCCATTCCTGCTCGAGGGCGGTATGCCCGAAGGTGGTATTTATTCAGGCACTGGCGTAGAAAATGGCATTTTCTACCCGGCGATTGCAGGTCTCGGATCACATATCATTACCTATACTTTTGTAGATCCTGCAACAGATTGTAGTGATTTCGCCGAAGAAACAATTGTAGTTTCGATATGTACAGGGGTGTCAGTACCAGCAGTTGAATTCTTCCGGATTTATCCCAATCCATCTAAAGGGGAACTTTTTGTAGAAGTCACGCAAAGAGGAGATTATACATTAAGATTAACCAATATTCTGGGTGCAATGGTTCTTGAGCAAAAAATTTCCGAATCAACAATGATTCATCTCAAGGATTTGGAATCAGGCCTTTATACTGTTACATTAACTGACGGTACAACCAGCTTAACACGTAAACTCACGCTAAGAAATTAA